A stretch of the Perca flavescens isolate YP-PL-M2 chromosome 3, PFLA_1.0, whole genome shotgun sequence genome encodes the following:
- the paf1 gene encoding RNA polymerase II-associated factor 1 homolog, with translation MAPTIQTQSQREDGHSRPSSHRTVPERSGVVCRVKYCNSLPDIPFDPKFITYPFDQHRFVQYKATSLEKQHKHELLTEPDLGVTIDLINPDTYRIDPSILLDPADEKLLEEDIQAPSSSKRSQQHAKVVPWMRKTEYISTEFNRYGVSNEKVEVKIGVSVKQQFTEEEIYKDRDSQISAIEKTFEDAQKSISQHYSKPRVTPVEVLPVFPDFKMWINPCAQVIFDSDPAPKDISGPAGVEMMSQAMIRGMMDEEGNQFVAYFLPHEETIRKRKRDCDEGMDYMPEDLYDYKIAREYNWNVKNKASKGYEENYFFIFRDGDGVYYNELETRVRLSKRRAKAGAQSTTNAVLVCKHRDMNEKELEAQEARKAQLENHEPEDEEEDMDKDLQDSGDEKEKGSGSEAENSGSESEREDEEREPRGEEDEEDEDREKRRRKASGSGSESGEERTREMRDEEEIFGSDDDSDDNEENEENENNKNSARSSGEEGSGSDDDGGNRGGSRSRSASPAHSDRSSEHSETRAHSGSGSERGSDSSDASDSE, from the exons ATGGCTCCAACGATTCAGACTCAATCTCAACGAGAAGACGGCCACAG TAGGCCATCCTCTCATAGAACTGTCCCAGAGAG GTCAGGGGTGGTCTGTCGAGTGAAGTACTGCAACAGCCTGCCTGACATCCCCTTTGACCCCAAGTTCATCACATATCCATTTGATCAGCACAG GTTTGTACAGTATAAAGCCACTTCTCTAGAGAAGCAACACAAGCATGAGCTCCTGACTGAGCCGGACCTCGGGGTCACCATTGATCTCATCAACCCAGACACCTACCGCATAGACCCCAGTA taCTGTTGGATCCCGCTGATGAAAAACTGTTGGAAGAAGACATCCAGGCTCCATCCAGCTCCAAGAG GTCACAGCAGCATGCCAAAGTGGTCCCGTGGATGAGAAAGACGGAATATATTTCTACAGAGTTCAACAGATACGGCGTTTCCAACGAGAAAGTGGAAGTCAA GATCGGTGTATCTGTCAAACAGCAGTTTACAGAAGAAGAAATCTACAAGGACAGAGACAGCCAGATTTCTGCTATTGAGAAAACCTTTGAGGATGCACAGAAATCG ATTTCACAGCACTACAGTAAACCCAGAGTTACTCCTGTGGAGGTTCTACCCGTGTTCCCCGACTTCAAG aTGTGGATCAACCCATGTGCTCAGGTCATCTTTGACTCTGATCCTGCACCTAAAGACATATCGGGACCAGCGGGAGTGGAAATGATGTCTCAGGCCATGATCAG AGGTATGATGGATGAGGAGGGAAATCAGTTTGTGGCCTACTTCCTGCCCCATGAAGAAACCATTCGCAAGCGCAAGAGAGACTGCGATGAGGGGATGGATTATATGCCTGAGGATCT GTATGATTACAAGATAGCCAGGGAGTACAACTGGAATGTCAAGAACAAAGCCAGCAAGGGCTATGAAGAGAACTACTTCTTCATCTTCAGGGATGGAGATGGTGTTTACTACAATGAGCTCGAGACAAG GGTGCGTTTGAGCAAGAGGAGAGCCAAGGCTGGAGCACAGTCAACCACAAACGCTGTGCTGGTGTGTAAGCACAGAGACATGAACGAGAAGGAACTCGAAGCCCAG GAAGCTCGTAAAGCTCAGCTGGAGAACCATGAGCcagaagatgaagaggaagacATGGATAAGGACTTGCAGGACTCGG GTGACGAGAAAGAGAAGGGCAGCGGCAGTGAGGCCGAGAACTCTGGCAGTGAATCTGAGAGGGAAGATGAAGAGCGGGAGCCAAGGGGAGAGGAGGACGAAGAGGATGAGGACCGAGAGAAGCGGAGGAGGAAGGCGAGCGGCAGCGGAAGTGAGAGCGGCGAGGAGAGGACGAGGGAAATGCGAGACGAGGAAGAGATCTTCGGCAGCGACGACGACAGCGACGACAACGAGGAGAACGAGGAGAACGAGAACAACAAGAACTCGGCCAGGAGCAGCGGCGAGGAGGGCAGCGGGAGCGACGACGACGGAGGGAACCGAGGAGGCAGCAGGAGTCGCAGCGCCTCTCCGGCACACAGCGACCGCAGCAGTGAGCACTCGGAGACCCGGGCTCACAGCGGGAGTGGAAGCGAGAGAGGCTCGGATTCCAGTGATGCCAGTGACAGTGAATAA